Proteins encoded by one window of Spirochaetaceae bacterium:
- a CDS encoding tetratricopeptide repeat protein: MNEAMEVTFAGRLASMTQREAAERVGAAGGRVVREPSVRTDYLVVGHGAWPLGSDGLPDRSVLRTRRLREQYPDLEIVSETTFLEMLGLTEKVDDLQRLFTTAQLSRILGIPVPHIRSWMRRKLIRPAKVARRLAWFDFREVAMARALHTLTSAGVSTARIGRSIRDLAQWLPDAERMLTQLETLSPDHKLSIRLTDGSLVEPTGQRLFDFHGGVSDPGRRTSPDNVFSMAATAAPEEGAAPPIEFPLPSGMQPAGRQPEGDAGTEGTRPGAREAGRIVDLQARAGGGRGGGLAGASAERLFERAVAAEDAGQWKLAQQLYEGALAAGGPDPETCFNLGNVLYELDHKRAAAERYREAVALDAEYVESLNNLGNALAETGWLNDAVHAYRSALQLEPSYADAHSNLAETLVYLGRYHEARLHWAAYLDLDPHSSWATAIRELLEHLPPKRD, encoded by the coding sequence GTGAACGAGGCGATGGAGGTGACGTTTGCCGGCCGGCTGGCGTCGATGACGCAGCGCGAGGCCGCCGAACGGGTCGGTGCGGCCGGCGGCCGCGTGGTGCGCGAGCCGAGCGTGCGCACCGACTACCTCGTGGTGGGGCACGGCGCCTGGCCGCTCGGCAGCGACGGCCTCCCGGACCGGAGCGTGCTGCGCACCCGGCGCCTGCGGGAGCAGTACCCGGACCTGGAGATCGTCTCGGAGACCACCTTCCTGGAGATGCTCGGCCTGACCGAGAAGGTGGACGACCTGCAGCGCCTGTTCACGACGGCCCAGTTGAGCCGCATCCTGGGCATCCCGGTGCCGCACATCCGTTCCTGGATGCGCCGCAAGCTGATCCGCCCGGCAAAGGTGGCACGGCGCCTGGCCTGGTTCGACTTCCGCGAAGTGGCGATGGCGCGCGCGCTGCACACGTTGACCAGTGCCGGTGTGAGCACGGCGCGCATCGGCCGCAGCATTCGCGATCTGGCCCAATGGCTGCCCGACGCCGAGCGCATGCTCACCCAGCTCGAGACCCTGTCGCCGGACCACAAGCTGAGCATCCGGCTCACCGACGGCAGCCTGGTGGAGCCCACCGGGCAACGGCTGTTCGACTTCCACGGCGGCGTCTCCGATCCGGGCCGGCGCACGTCGCCCGACAACGTGTTCTCGATGGCCGCCACCGCGGCCCCGGAGGAAGGCGCCGCGCCGCCGATCGAGTTTCCGCTCCCATCCGGCATGCAGCCGGCCGGCAGGCAGCCGGAGGGCGACGCCGGCACGGAGGGGACGCGCCCCGGGGCGCGCGAAGCGGGACGCATTGTGGACCTGCAGGCGCGGGCCGGCGGCGGACGCGGCGGCGGGCTTGCCGGAGCGAGCGCGGAGCGTCTGTTTGAGCGCGCCGTCGCGGCCGAGGATGCCGGCCAGTGGAAGCTGGCGCAGCAACTCTACGAGGGCGCGCTCGCGGCCGGCGGCCCGGATCCCGAAACCTGTTTCAATCTTGGCAACGTGCTGTACGAACTCGACCACAAGCGCGCCGCCGCCGAGCGTTATCGGGAGGCCGTGGCACTGGACGCCGAGTACGTGGAGTCGCTCAACAACTTGGGCAACGCCCTCGCCGAGACCGGCTGGTTGAACGATGCCGTGCACGCCTACCGCAGCGCGCTGCAACTGGAGCCCTCCTACGCGGATGCGCACAGCAACCTGGCGGAGACGCTGGTCTACCTGGGGCGCTACCACGAGGCGCGCCTGCACTGGGCAGCCTACCTGGACCTGGACCCGCACAGCTCATGGGCCACCGCGATTCGCGAACTGTTGGAACACCTACCGCCAAAACGCGACTGA